Proteins encoded within one genomic window of Mobula birostris isolate sMobBir1 unplaced genomic scaffold, sMobBir1.hap1 scaffold_391, whole genome shotgun sequence:
- the LOC140193115 gene encoding chemerin-like receptor 1, protein MNDTVQEPVSHDGPASSCMPPLSTFTLIVSILTCISGLLGNGLVIYVSTRELRATVNTVWFLSLAVADFTFTLLLPFYITSLTMNHHWPFGRFFCKTHTFLSVLSMYASAFTVTLVSLDRCHSILWPVWSQNHRGLPLARRASLLAWVAAAALSVPTWIYRDVHIDQKTVFCYLNMIHTAEEALLDETPENSTYHHELFEELQARYLSLMVSQVILGFFIPFLIIATSYTLVALRVRIHGRPGHSKPYKVMAAVVLAFVLCLLPLQVLKLLDLAYLGHPHPGFLRLGMPLASALAYFNSCLNPILYFVMGRRVHIGLEVKAALRAALEEVSGSSRYSRRDSRSMSLVRETSVTV, encoded by the coding sequence ATGAATGACACTGTCCAGGAACCAGTCAGCCATGATGGGCCAGCATCATCCTGCATGCCGCCTCTTAGTACCTTCACCCTCATTGTTAGCATCCTGACCTGCATTTCGGGGCTACTGGGCAATGGCCTGGTCATCTATGTGAGCACGCGGGAGCTGAGGGCCACGGTGAACACGGTTTGGTTCCTAAGTTTGGCTGTGGCCGACTTCACATTCACCCTCCTACTGCCGTTCTACATCACCTCTCTCACCATGAATCACCACTGGCCCTTCGGTCGCTTCTTCTGTAAGACGCACACCTTCCTCTCGGTCCTCAGCATGTACGCCAGCGCCTTCACCGTCACCTTGGTCAGCCTGGACCGCTGCCACTCCATCCTGTGGCCTGTCTGGTCCCAGAACCACCGGGGACTGCCACTGGCTCGCCGAGCCTCGCTCCTCGCTTGGGTGGCTGCCGCTGCTCTGTCTGTCCCCACCTGGATCTATCGGGATGTACATATCGACCAGAAGACTGTCTTCTGTTACCTGAACATGATTCACACCGCTGAGGAGGCCCTTCTGGACGAGACCCCTGAAAACAGTACCTACCATCATGAATTATTTGAAGAGCTGCAGGCCAGATATCTTAGCTTGATGGTCTCTCAGGTCATTCTGGGGTTCTTCATCCCGTTTCTGATCATTGCCACCTCTTACACCCTGGTTGCGCTGAGGGTCAGGATTCATGGGAGGCCTGGGCACAGCAAGCCCTACAAGGTCATGGCTGCCGTGGTCTTGGCCTTTGTCCTCTGCTTACTCCCCCTGCAGGTGCTCAAGCTTTTGGATCTAGCCTACCTTGGACACCCACACCCCGGTTTCCTGAGACTGGGAATGCCCCTGGCCTCTGCGCTGGCATACTTCAACAGCTGCCTGAACCCCATCCTGTACTTcgtgatgggccgaagggtccaCATTGGCCTTGAGGTGAAGGCAGCACTGCGGGCAGCGTTAGAGGAGGTGTCTGGATCCAGCCGCTACAGTAGGAGGGACAGCAGGTCAATGTCACTGGTCCGGGAAACCAGTGTCACTGTCTGA